One window of Oscillibacter hominis genomic DNA carries:
- the rpmG gene encoding 50S ribosomal protein L33 yields MRVKITLRCNECKQRNYNTMKNKKNDPDRLEMNKYCPFCRKHTLHTETK; encoded by the coding sequence ATGCGCGTTAAGATCACTTTGAGATGCAACGAGTGCAAGCAGAGAAACTATAACACGATGAAGAACAAGAAGAATGACCCGGATCGTCTGGAGATGAACAAGTACTGCCCCTTCTGCCGCAAGCACACGCTTCACACCGAGACCAAGTAA
- the ruvX gene encoding Holliday junction resolvase RuvX: MRIMAIDYGDAHTGIAISDPTGFLAGHTDTIHSRRQEQVVAEVCGLCRAHGVEELVLGHPLNMDGTRGPRAEKAEAMAELLRQSTGLPVVLWDERRTTIDAHQILMGAGKNAKKRKKTVDAVAAALILEGYLTFKKSQGEP, encoded by the coding sequence ATGCGTATCATGGCCATCGACTACGGCGACGCCCACACCGGAATCGCCATTTCCGATCCCACCGGTTTTCTGGCCGGCCACACCGACACCATCCACTCCCGGCGTCAGGAACAGGTGGTGGCAGAGGTCTGCGGGCTTTGCCGGGCCCACGGCGTGGAGGAGCTGGTGCTGGGCCATCCGCTGAATATGGACGGCACCCGCGGACCCCGGGCGGAAAAAGCGGAAGCCATGGCGGAGCTCCTGCGGCAGTCCACAGGGCTTCCGGTCGTGCTGTGGGATGAGCGGCGCACCACCATCGATGCCCATCAGATTCTCATGGGCGCGGGCAAAAACGCCAAGAAACGGAAAAAAACCGTGGATGCGGTGGCCGCCGCGCTGATTCTGGAGGGGTATCTCACCTTTAAAAAAAGTCAGGGGGAGCCATGA
- the secE gene encoding preprotein translocase subunit SecE, with amino-acid sequence MAEEKKKKDRGRWFREMKSELKKIVWPEGKTVAKNTGTVLLCSLAIGVCIWVFDYVAVNAIQLLIGALAG; translated from the coding sequence ATGGCAGAGGAAAAGAAAAAGAAGGACCGCGGCCGTTGGTTCCGCGAGATGAAAAGCGAACTGAAGAAGATCGTTTGGCCTGAAGGCAAGACCGTGGCGAAGAACACCGGTACGGTTTTGCTCTGTTCTCTGGCGATTGGCGTATGCATCTGGGTCTTTGACTATGTGGCCGTCAACGCCATTCAGCTGTTGATCGGCGCCCTGGCGGGCTAA
- the csaB gene encoding polysaccharide pyruvyl transferase CsaB: protein MKVIHLISGGDSGGAKTHVLSLLKHLNRSITAQLICFRDGPFAEEARSLGIPTQIMNGNNVSHVCRQLSQHIQAEGFQVIHCHGSRANMIGALLRRRLQVPVVTTVHSDYKLDYLGRPLSRLTFGNINSWALRKLDYRIGVSDAMVDLLISRGFPADRFYTIYNGIDFTPTRVDEDRLEYLRSLGADVDEHSVVAGIAARLNPVKDMSTLIRGYAAAYRQCPNLRLVIAGDGEERQMLGKLAEELQVPVCFAGWISGGMDRFYHALDINCLTSLSETFPYALTEGARWKLATVATAVGGIPYLIDQDVNGFLFTPGDHEALGRALATLARDEQLRRDMGRRLYEKASTHFSIQNTVDTQLHIYEEVLRRYHRPKQKRDGAVICGAYGRGNAGDDAILEAILREMREIDPDMPITVLSKNPRDTRLTYRVQAVHRSNLFAWPRIMGRSKLYINGGGSLIQDVTSRRSLWYYLNNIATAKRRGCEVQMYGCGIGPILRENHKKLAADILNRYVDVITLREPDSLQELRAIGVSGPKILLTADPALTLPKADDDVVDSTMLKAGIPPHGRYICFALRHWKGFDARAACFGEAAEYAYRTYGLTPVFVSVEKHSDPSAAALAARDLKVPRYFLPDAGGAGSIIGVLSRMEVVVSMRLHALIFAAGQGVPLVGVVYDPKVSAFLRYIGQELFVDLERLSTDDLKAMIDRAVKLGENPDAQRQAVEKLREMESGNLREARELLNRTAEN, encoded by the coding sequence ATGAAAGTCATTCATCTCATCAGCGGCGGCGACTCCGGCGGGGCCAAAACCCATGTGCTCAGCCTCCTGAAACACCTGAACAGGAGCATCACCGCCCAGCTGATCTGTTTTCGGGACGGCCCCTTTGCGGAGGAAGCCAGGAGCCTGGGCATCCCGACGCAAATCATGAACGGCAACAACGTGAGCCACGTCTGCCGCCAGTTGAGCCAGCACATCCAGGCCGAGGGATTCCAAGTGATCCACTGCCACGGCTCCCGGGCCAACATGATCGGCGCGCTGCTGCGCCGGCGGCTCCAGGTGCCGGTAGTGACCACCGTCCACAGCGACTACAAGCTGGACTACCTTGGCCGTCCCCTCAGCCGCCTCACCTTCGGCAACATCAACTCCTGGGCGCTGCGGAAGCTGGACTACCGCATCGGTGTGTCCGACGCCATGGTGGACCTGCTGATCTCCCGTGGCTTTCCCGCCGACCGGTTCTACACTATTTATAACGGCATCGATTTCACCCCCACGCGGGTGGACGAGGACCGGCTGGAGTACCTGCGGTCCCTGGGGGCGGACGTGGATGAGCACTCCGTGGTGGCCGGCATCGCCGCGCGCTTGAACCCGGTCAAGGACATGTCCACCCTGATCCGAGGCTATGCCGCGGCCTACCGCCAGTGCCCCAATCTGCGGCTGGTCATCGCGGGCGACGGCGAGGAGCGCCAGATGCTGGGCAAGCTTGCGGAGGAACTTCAGGTGCCGGTGTGCTTCGCCGGGTGGATCTCCGGCGGTATGGACCGCTTCTACCACGCACTGGACATCAACTGCCTGACCTCGCTGTCCGAGACCTTCCCCTATGCCCTGACGGAGGGGGCCCGCTGGAAGCTGGCCACGGTGGCCACCGCCGTGGGCGGTATCCCCTATCTCATCGACCAGGACGTCAACGGCTTCCTGTTCACGCCCGGGGACCACGAGGCCCTGGGCCGCGCCCTGGCCACCCTGGCCCGGGACGAACAGCTGCGCCGCGACATGGGCCGGCGGCTCTATGAAAAGGCCTCCACCCACTTCTCCATCCAGAATACGGTGGACACCCAGCTGCACATCTATGAAGAGGTGCTCCGGCGCTACCACCGCCCCAAACAGAAGCGGGACGGCGCCGTGATCTGCGGCGCCTATGGCCGGGGCAACGCGGGGGATGACGCCATTCTGGAGGCCATCTTACGGGAGATGCGGGAAATCGACCCGGACATGCCCATCACCGTGCTGAGCAAAAACCCCCGGGACACCCGCCTCACCTACCGGGTGCAGGCCGTCCACCGCTCCAACCTCTTTGCCTGGCCCCGGATCATGGGCCGCAGCAAGCTTTATATCAACGGCGGCGGCAGCCTGATCCAGGATGTCACCAGCCGCCGGTCCCTCTGGTACTACCTCAATAACATCGCCACCGCCAAGCGGCGCGGCTGTGAGGTGCAGATGTACGGCTGCGGCATCGGCCCCATTCTGCGGGAAAACCACAAGAAGTTGGCTGCCGATATCCTCAACCGCTATGTAGACGTCATAACGCTCCGGGAGCCGGACTCCCTGCAGGAGCTGCGGGCCATCGGCGTCTCCGGGCCCAAAATCCTGTTGACGGCGGACCCGGCGCTGACCCTCCCCAAGGCGGACGACGACGTGGTGGACAGCACCATGCTGAAGGCCGGAATCCCGCCCCACGGCAGGTATATCTGCTTTGCCCTGCGCCACTGGAAGGGCTTTGACGCCCGGGCCGCCTGCTTCGGCGAGGCTGCAGAGTACGCCTACAGAACCTATGGCCTGACCCCGGTTTTCGTTTCGGTGGAAAAGCACTCTGACCCCTCCGCCGCGGCGTTGGCCGCCCGGGACCTCAAGGTGCCCCGCTACTTCCTGCCCGACGCGGGCGGCGCCGGGTCCATCATCGGCGTGCTTTCCCGGATGGAGGTGGTGGTCTCCATGCGGCTCCACGCGCTGATCTTTGCCGCCGGCCAGGGAGTCCCCCTGGTGGGCGTGGTCTACGATCCGAAGGTGAGCGCCTTTTTGCGCTATATTGGCCAGGAGCTGTTCGTGGATTTGGAGCGCCTCTCCACCGACGACCTCAAGGCCATGATCGACAGGGCCGTGAAGCTGGGGGAAAATCCCGATGCCCAGCGGCAGGCGGTGGAAAAGCTGCGGGAGATGGAGAGCGGCAACCTGCGTGAGGCGCGGGAGCTGCTCAACCGTACGGCAGAAAACTAA
- a CDS encoding DUF6774 domain-containing protein, producing MDGFCLTTGINTLAVTLAQTMTDDELALAAAFLTQLGDTLATIAVVRAQCEAKKTGPG from the coding sequence ATGGATGGCTTCTGCCTGACCACGGGGATCAATACGCTGGCAGTGACGCTGGCGCAGACGATGACGGACGACGAGCTGGCCCTGGCGGCGGCCTTCCTGACGCAGTTAGGAGACACGCTCGCTACGATCGCCGTGGTGCGGGCGCAGTGCGAGGCAAAGAAAACCGGACCGGGATAG
- the nusG gene encoding transcription termination/antitermination protein NusG — MADSAKWYVLHTYSGYENAVKTSIEKFVKGRGMEDMVLKMEIPMEMVTEVSDSGASKEVERKVFPGYVLIKMVLTDETWHLVRNVRGVTGFVGSANKPIPLSEEEVLALGMEKHEIVVKYNVGDHVKIVDGPLASFMGIVEEIEPEKNKVRVVVSMFGRETPVELELDQVETQK, encoded by the coding sequence ATGGCTGATAGCGCTAAGTGGTATGTGCTGCATACCTATTCCGGCTATGAAAACGCCGTAAAGACCAGCATCGAGAAGTTTGTCAAAGGCCGCGGCATGGAGGATATGGTCCTGAAAATGGAAATCCCCATGGAGATGGTCACCGAGGTTTCCGATTCCGGCGCCAGCAAGGAAGTGGAGCGGAAGGTATTCCCCGGCTACGTGCTGATCAAGATGGTTCTGACCGACGAGACCTGGCACCTGGTGCGCAATGTCCGCGGTGTGACAGGGTTTGTCGGTTCTGCCAATAAGCCAATCCCTCTTTCCGAGGAAGAGGTCCTTGCCCTGGGCATGGAGAAACACGAGATCGTCGTGAAGTACAATGTGGGCGACCATGTGAAGATCGTGGACGGCCCCCTGGCCAGCTTTATGGGGATCGTGGAGGAGATCGAGCCGGAGAAGAACAAGGTCCGGGTCGTGGTGTCCATGTTCGGCAGAGAGACACCGGTAGAGCTGGAGCTCGACCAGGTGGAGACTCAGAAGTAA
- a CDS encoding DUF4330 domain-containing protein → MKEKKLFGKLNIIDFLVIVLLVVVVAFVGYKLVNRGSGSGGESSRIGIKYTVKCEEIDERVYDEALKYIPSQVMSNGELCSVNIVGVEKEPHYVMTADGQWVEEYGKVDLVFSLEGTVANTAVITSEVGSQEIRVGKSDHIVKSEFIEVTGGVITSVEWDIPE, encoded by the coding sequence ATGAAAGAGAAGAAGCTGTTCGGGAAATTGAATATCATTGACTTCCTCGTAATCGTGCTGTTGGTTGTGGTCGTGGCGTTTGTGGGCTATAAGCTGGTCAACCGGGGCTCGGGTTCCGGAGGGGAAAGCAGCCGCATCGGCATCAAGTACACGGTGAAGTGCGAGGAGATCGACGAGCGGGTTTACGACGAAGCCCTCAAATATATTCCCTCCCAGGTGATGTCCAACGGCGAGCTGTGCTCGGTGAACATCGTGGGCGTGGAGAAGGAGCCCCACTACGTAATGACCGCCGATGGGCAGTGGGTAGAGGAGTACGGCAAGGTGGACCTGGTCTTCTCCCTGGAGGGCACGGTGGCAAACACCGCAGTCATCACCTCCGAGGTGGGCTCCCAGGAAATCCGTGTGGGCAAGAGCGACCACATCGTCAAAAGTGAGTTCATCGAAGTCACCGGCGGCGTGATCACCTCTGTAGAGTGGGATATCCCCGAATAA